A single window of Kitasatospora sp. HUAS MG31 DNA harbors:
- a CDS encoding acyl-CoA carboxylase subunit beta, producing the protein MTLVHDAPVGGEIPEIPADARGRVAELHDLREQVRRGPSEKATEAQHAKGKLTARERIELLLDEGSFREVEPLRRHRATGFGLEAKKPHTDGVITGWGTVHGRTVFTYAHDFRIFGGALGEAHAQKIHKIMDMAIAAGAPLVSLNDGAGARIQEGVTALAGYGGIFQRNTRASGVIPQISVMLGPCAGGAAYSPALTDFVFMVRETSQMFITGPDVVQAVTGEKISQNGLGGADVHSSVSGVSHFVYDDEQSCIEEVRYLLSLLPQNNREMPPTQVNDDPVDRRNESLLDLVPADGNRPYDMRKVIEEIVDHGEYLEVHERWATNVLCALARIDGHVVGIIANQPQSLAGVLDINASEKSARFVQMCDAFNIPLVTMLDVPGFLPGVDQEHDGIIRHGAKLLYAYCNATVPRIQLILRKAYGGAYIVMDSRSIGADLSFAWPTNEIAVMGAEGAANVIFRRDIAGAEDPEAMRAQKIKEYKTELMHPYYAAERGLVDDVIDPAETRAVLASSLAMLRTKHADLPSRKHGNPPM; encoded by the coding sequence ATGACGCTTGTGCACGATGCGCCGGTCGGCGGCGAGATCCCGGAGATCCCGGCCGACGCCCGGGGCCGGGTGGCCGAGCTGCACGACCTCCGCGAGCAGGTCCGTCGCGGGCCGAGCGAGAAGGCCACCGAGGCGCAGCACGCCAAGGGCAAGCTGACCGCTCGGGAGCGGATCGAGCTGCTGCTGGACGAGGGGTCGTTCCGTGAGGTCGAGCCGCTGCGGCGGCACCGGGCCACCGGGTTCGGTCTGGAGGCGAAGAAGCCGCACACCGATGGTGTGATCACCGGGTGGGGCACCGTGCACGGCCGCACCGTGTTCACCTACGCGCACGACTTCCGGATCTTCGGCGGTGCCCTCGGTGAGGCGCACGCCCAGAAGATCCACAAGATCATGGACATGGCCATCGCGGCCGGTGCGCCGCTGGTGTCGCTGAACGACGGCGCCGGCGCCCGGATCCAGGAGGGCGTCACCGCGCTGGCCGGCTACGGCGGCATCTTCCAGCGCAACACCCGCGCCTCGGGCGTGATCCCGCAGATCAGCGTGATGCTCGGCCCGTGCGCCGGCGGCGCCGCGTACTCGCCCGCGCTGACCGACTTCGTGTTCATGGTCCGTGAGACCTCGCAGATGTTCATCACCGGACCGGACGTGGTCCAGGCCGTCACCGGCGAGAAGATCAGCCAGAACGGCCTCGGCGGCGCCGACGTCCACTCCTCCGTCTCCGGCGTCTCCCACTTCGTCTACGACGACGAGCAGTCCTGCATCGAGGAGGTCCGCTACCTCCTCTCGCTGCTGCCGCAGAACAACCGGGAGATGCCGCCGACCCAGGTCAACGACGACCCGGTCGACCGCCGTAACGAGTCCCTCCTGGACCTGGTGCCCGCCGACGGCAACCGGCCGTACGACATGCGCAAGGTGATCGAGGAGATCGTCGACCACGGCGAGTACCTGGAGGTCCACGAGCGCTGGGCCACCAACGTGCTCTGCGCCCTGGCCCGGATCGACGGCCACGTGGTCGGCATCATCGCCAACCAGCCGCAGTCCCTGGCCGGCGTCCTCGACATCAACGCCAGCGAGAAGTCCGCCCGCTTCGTCCAGATGTGCGACGCGTTCAACATCCCGCTGGTCACCATGCTCGACGTCCCCGGCTTCCTGCCCGGCGTCGACCAGGAGCACGACGGCATCATCCGGCACGGCGCCAAGCTGCTCTACGCCTACTGCAACGCCACCGTGCCCCGCATCCAGCTGATCCTCCGCAAGGCCTACGGCGGCGCGTACATCGTCATGGACTCCCGCTCCATCGGCGCGGACCTGTCCTTCGCCTGGCCCACCAACGAGATCGCCGTGATGGGCGCCGAGGGCGCCGCCAACGTGATCTTCCGCCGCGACATCGCCGGCGCCGAGGACCCCGAGGCGATGCGCGCCCAGAAGATCAAGGAGTACAAGACCGAGCTGATGCACCCGTACTACGCGGCCGAACGCGGCCTCGTGGACGACGTCATCGACCCGGCCGAGACCCGCGCGGTGCTCGCCTCCTCGCTGGCCATGCTCCGCACCAAGCACGCCGACCTGCCCAGCCGCAAGCACGGCAACCCGCCGATGTAA
- a CDS encoding acyl-CoA carboxylase epsilon subunit, with protein MSDTSVRIVRGSLTPEELAALTAVLAARAAAQQAAQAAAAAAVEPIARWQRLERRPAYYSPVSWQQAA; from the coding sequence ATGAGCGACACTTCCGTCCGCATCGTCCGCGGCTCGCTGACCCCCGAGGAGCTGGCCGCCCTCACCGCCGTCCTCGCCGCCCGTGCCGCCGCCCAGCAGGCCGCCCAGGCCGCGGCCGCCGCGGCGGTCGAGCCCATCGCCCGCTGGCAGCGCCTGGAGCGCCGCCCGGCCTACTACAGCCCCGTCAGCTGGCAGCAGGCCGCGTAG
- the ccsB gene encoding c-type cytochrome biogenesis protein CcsB, which yields MLLASVDPQLADLSNNLIYSAMAVYTLAMFAHIIEWTFGSKGAVAVRSAEQSGLAATVAAAEDTAKGVRKVTVKVASASGGTTTLTRTALADAGATVVTSGRGDEDAADGPGAAGTSERGDLAGRIAVSLTVLGALLHAGGVLTRGLSVMRWPWGNMYEFSCAFALMMVAAYLGLLAAKKNVRWLGLPVITAGLLTLGIAVTVLYTESEQLVPALHSYWLAIHVSTAIMCGGAFYAAAVATVLYLGKEAYERRLAAGTTKARSGSVWGRLPAAGTLDKLSYRINAVVFPLWTFTIIAGAIWAEAAWGKYWEWDPKETWSFITWVAYAAYLHARATAGWRGRKAAYLALLAFACWLFNYYGVNIFVTGKHSYAGV from the coding sequence GTGCTTCTCGCCTCGGTCGACCCGCAGCTGGCCGACCTCTCCAACAACCTGATCTACTCGGCGATGGCCGTGTACACGCTGGCGATGTTCGCCCACATCATCGAGTGGACGTTCGGCAGCAAGGGCGCCGTGGCGGTCCGCTCCGCCGAGCAGTCCGGCCTGGCCGCCACCGTCGCGGCCGCGGAGGACACCGCCAAGGGCGTCCGCAAGGTCACCGTGAAGGTGGCCTCCGCCAGCGGCGGCACCACCACGCTCACCCGCACCGCCCTCGCCGACGCCGGCGCCACCGTGGTCACCAGCGGCCGCGGCGACGAGGACGCGGCCGACGGCCCGGGTGCCGCCGGCACCAGCGAGCGGGGCGACCTGGCCGGCCGGATCGCCGTCTCGCTCACCGTCCTGGGCGCCCTGCTGCACGCCGGCGGCGTGCTCACCCGCGGCCTGTCGGTGATGCGCTGGCCGTGGGGCAACATGTACGAGTTCTCCTGCGCCTTCGCCCTGATGATGGTCGCCGCCTACCTCGGGCTGCTGGCCGCCAAGAAGAACGTCCGCTGGCTCGGCCTGCCGGTGATCACCGCCGGCCTGCTCACCCTGGGCATCGCGGTGACCGTGCTCTACACCGAGTCCGAGCAGCTGGTCCCGGCCCTGCACTCCTACTGGCTGGCCATCCACGTCTCCACCGCCATCATGTGCGGCGGCGCCTTCTACGCGGCCGCCGTGGCCACCGTGCTCTACCTCGGCAAGGAGGCCTACGAGCGCCGCCTCGCGGCCGGCACCACCAAGGCCCGCAGCGGCTCGGTCTGGGGCCGGCTGCCCGCCGCGGGCACCCTGGACAAGCTCTCGTACCGGATCAACGCGGTGGTCTTCCCGCTGTGGACGTTCACCATCATCGCCGGTGCGATCTGGGCCGAGGCCGCCTGGGGCAAGTACTGGGAGTGGGACCCGAAGGAGACCTGGTCCTTCATCACCTGGGTCGCCTACGCCGCCTACCTGCACGCCCGGGCCACCGCCGGCTGGCGCGGCCGCAAGGCCGCCTACCTGGCCCTGCTGGCCTTCGCCTGCTGGCTGTTCAACTACTACGGCGTCAACATCTTCGTGACCGGCAAGCACTCGTACGCCGGCGTCTGA
- the resB gene encoding cytochrome c biogenesis protein ResB translates to MSDTKTSPLDGTDTEAERLTTAPEESEGPAVGIGPLGWLRWTWRQLTSMRVALVLLFLLSLAAVPGSLIPQDSQNTFKAEMWRKAHPGLTPVYEKLQLFDVYSSVWFSAIYILLFVSLAGCIVPRTWQFVGVLRARPPAAPRNLTRMPVYAAWHTDADAGAVNAAAYRRLRKRGFRAQLADGAVASERGYLREVGNLLFHFSLFALLAGFAWASLASGSGGKLVVEGQGYSNTTTQLDDFTGSAFYGSDDLDPFGFKLDSFTAKFQASGDQVGSARQFTAKIRYWTGSDSTKLKNGQIEVNHPLEIGGSKVFLIGHGFAPVITVRNAKNEIVYRGPTPFLPQDGNLTSTGVVKVSDYGQDAGGERVQLGFSGYFLPTAPESFEKTGPVSLFPSAADPMLVLTAYAGDLGSDSGLPQNVYQLDTKHMKQLQQDGQTARARLKPGQAWSLPDGYGSLTFEGYQQWASFQVSHRPGNAVALLGAVAAILGLIGSLFVQRRRIWVRATTTPDGRTLVEVAGLARSESAKTAEELAELAVELQDDAPALDEDEPTADAADDVPADETPADEVTADETPADDAPQTDTPADADTPAAPDTKE, encoded by the coding sequence GACCTCGATGCGGGTCGCGCTGGTGCTGCTGTTCCTGCTCTCGCTGGCCGCCGTTCCCGGCTCGCTGATCCCGCAGGACAGCCAGAACACCTTCAAGGCCGAGATGTGGCGCAAGGCCCACCCGGGCCTCACCCCGGTCTACGAGAAGCTCCAGCTGTTCGACGTCTACAGCTCGGTCTGGTTCTCCGCGATCTACATCCTGCTGTTCGTCTCGCTGGCCGGCTGCATCGTCCCGCGCACCTGGCAGTTCGTCGGCGTGCTGCGGGCCCGGCCCCCGGCCGCCCCGCGCAACCTGACCCGGATGCCGGTCTACGCGGCCTGGCACACCGACGCCGACGCCGGGGCGGTCAACGCCGCCGCGTACCGGCGCTTGCGCAAGCGCGGCTTCCGGGCCCAGCTCGCCGACGGCGCGGTCGCCTCCGAGAGGGGCTACCTGCGCGAGGTCGGCAACCTGCTCTTCCACTTCTCGCTGTTCGCCCTGCTCGCCGGCTTCGCCTGGGCCAGCCTGGCCAGCGGCTCCGGCGGCAAGCTGGTGGTCGAGGGCCAGGGGTACTCCAACACCACCACCCAGCTGGACGACTTCACCGGCTCGGCCTTCTACGGCAGCGACGACCTGGACCCGTTCGGTTTCAAGCTGGACAGCTTCACCGCGAAGTTCCAGGCCTCCGGCGACCAGGTCGGCAGCGCCCGCCAGTTCACCGCGAAGATCCGCTACTGGACCGGTTCCGACAGCACCAAGCTGAAGAACGGCCAGATCGAGGTCAACCACCCGCTGGAGATCGGCGGCAGCAAGGTCTTCCTGATCGGCCACGGCTTCGCCCCGGTGATCACCGTCCGGAACGCCAAGAACGAGATCGTCTACCGCGGCCCGACGCCGTTCCTCCCGCAGGACGGCAACCTCACCTCCACCGGCGTGGTCAAGGTCAGCGACTACGGCCAGGACGCGGGCGGCGAGCGCGTCCAGCTCGGCTTCAGCGGCTACTTCCTGCCCACCGCGCCGGAGAGCTTCGAGAAGACCGGCCCGGTCTCGCTCTTCCCGTCCGCCGCCGACCCGATGCTGGTGCTCACCGCCTACGCCGGCGACCTGGGCAGCGACTCCGGCCTGCCGCAGAACGTGTACCAGCTCGACACCAAGCACATGAAGCAGCTCCAGCAGGACGGCCAGACCGCCCGCGCCCGGCTCAAGCCCGGCCAGGCCTGGAGCCTGCCGGACGGCTACGGCTCGCTGACCTTCGAGGGCTACCAGCAGTGGGCCAGCTTCCAGGTCTCGCACCGCCCGGGCAACGCGGTCGCGCTGCTCGGCGCGGTCGCCGCGATCCTCGGCCTGATCGGCTCGCTGTTCGTGCAGCGCCGCCGGATCTGGGTCCGCGCCACCACCACCCCCGACGGCCGCACCCTGGTCGAGGTGGCCGGCCTGGCCCGCAGCGAGTCGGCGAAGACCGCCGAGGAGCTGGCCGAGCTCGCCGTCGAGCTCCAGGACGACGCCCCGGCGCTCGACGAGGACGAGCCGACCGCCGACGCGGCCGACGACGTCCCGGCCGACGAGACGCCGGCCGACGAGGTCACGGCCGACGAGACGCCGGCTGACGACGCCCCCCAGACCGACACCCCCGCCGACGCGGACACCCCCGCCGCCCCGGACACCAAGGAGTAG